A genomic segment from Stegostoma tigrinum isolate sSteTig4 chromosome 1, sSteTig4.hap1, whole genome shotgun sequence encodes:
- the nansa gene encoding N-acetylneuraminic acid synthase a isoform X1 — translation MSVEFELCPGRAIGGDQPCFIIAEIGQNHQGSMDIAKQMIRMAKECGADCAKFQKSELEYKFNKLALERPYKSPHSWGATYGDHKRYLEFSHEQYKELSKFAEEIGISFTASGMDEMAVEFLHELNVPFFKVGSLDTNNFPYLEKAAKKGRPMVISSGMQSMETMRKVYNTVKPINNKFCFLQCTSAYPLEPEDAHLRVITEYKKEFPDIPIGYSGHETGIAISIAAVALGAKVLERHVTMDKSWKGNDHQASLEPSELRELIRSIRIVEKALGSPIKHLLPCEMACHNKLGKSVVAKMTIPAGTKLTLDMMTVKVAQPKGIEPDDIYKLVGKQVNTNIDFDETITPEMIAN, via the exons ATGTCGGTGGAATTTGAGCTGTGCCCTGGGAGGGCCATCGGCGGCGACCAGCCGTGTTTCATCATCGCTGAGATCGGCCAGAACCATCAGGGCAGTATGGACATCGCCAAGCAGATGATCCGGATGGCTAAG GAATGTGGTGCAGACTGTGCAAAGTTTCAAAAAAGTGAATTGGAGTACAAGTTTAACAAACTAGCATTAGAAAGGCCTTACAAATCCCCACATTCATGGGGAGCCACATATGGAGATCACAAACGTTACCTGGAGTTCAGTCATGAGCAGTATAAGGAgctctccaaatttgcagaagaAATTGGAATCTCTTTCACAGCATCTGGAATGGATGAG ATGGCTGTTGAATTTCTTCATGAACTGAATGTGCCTTTCTTCAAAGTTGGCTCTTTGGACACCAATAACTTTCCATATTTGGAAAAAGCTGCCAAGAAAG GTCGTCCAATGGTGATCTCCAGTGGGATGCAGAGCATGGAAACAATGAGAAAAGTTTACAACACTGTGAAGCCCATCAATAATAAGTTTTGTTTTCTCCAGTGCACCAGTGCGTACCCACTGGAGCCAGAGGACGCTCATCTCCGTGTCATCACC GAATACAAAAAAGAATTTCCAGATATTCCTATAGGATACTCTGGCCATGAAACTGGGATTGCTATAAGCATAGCAGCAGTCGCACTGGGAGCTAAAGTTTTGGAACGTCATGTCACTATGGATAAAAGCTGGAAGGGTAATGATCACCAAGCATCACTAGAGCCTAGTGAGCTGCGGGAACTAATTCGCTCGATCCGAATTGTAGAAAAAGCACTTGGGTCTCCCATCAAACACTTGCTCCCATGTGAGATGGCCTGCCACAACAAG TTGGGCAAATCTGTCGTAGCCAAAATGACTATTCCTGCGGGAACAAAACTGACTCTGGATATGATGACTGTGAAGGTGGCACAGCCCAAAGGCATTGAGCCAGATGACATCTACAAGCTGGTGGGCAAGCAAGTTAACACCAACATTGATTTTGATGAAACAATCACACCtgaaatgattgcaaattaa
- the nansa gene encoding N-acetylneuraminic acid synthase a isoform X2: MSVEFELCPGRAIGGDQPCFIIAEIGQNHQGSMDIAKQMIRMAKMAVEFLHELNVPFFKVGSLDTNNFPYLEKAAKKGRPMVISSGMQSMETMRKVYNTVKPINNKFCFLQCTSAYPLEPEDAHLRVITEYKKEFPDIPIGYSGHETGIAISIAAVALGAKVLERHVTMDKSWKGNDHQASLEPSELRELIRSIRIVEKALGSPIKHLLPCEMACHNKLGKSVVAKMTIPAGTKLTLDMMTVKVAQPKGIEPDDIYKLVGKQVNTNIDFDETITPEMIAN, encoded by the exons ATGTCGGTGGAATTTGAGCTGTGCCCTGGGAGGGCCATCGGCGGCGACCAGCCGTGTTTCATCATCGCTGAGATCGGCCAGAACCATCAGGGCAGTATGGACATCGCCAAGCAGATGATCCGGATGGCTAAG ATGGCTGTTGAATTTCTTCATGAACTGAATGTGCCTTTCTTCAAAGTTGGCTCTTTGGACACCAATAACTTTCCATATTTGGAAAAAGCTGCCAAGAAAG GTCGTCCAATGGTGATCTCCAGTGGGATGCAGAGCATGGAAACAATGAGAAAAGTTTACAACACTGTGAAGCCCATCAATAATAAGTTTTGTTTTCTCCAGTGCACCAGTGCGTACCCACTGGAGCCAGAGGACGCTCATCTCCGTGTCATCACC GAATACAAAAAAGAATTTCCAGATATTCCTATAGGATACTCTGGCCATGAAACTGGGATTGCTATAAGCATAGCAGCAGTCGCACTGGGAGCTAAAGTTTTGGAACGTCATGTCACTATGGATAAAAGCTGGAAGGGTAATGATCACCAAGCATCACTAGAGCCTAGTGAGCTGCGGGAACTAATTCGCTCGATCCGAATTGTAGAAAAAGCACTTGGGTCTCCCATCAAACACTTGCTCCCATGTGAGATGGCCTGCCACAACAAG TTGGGCAAATCTGTCGTAGCCAAAATGACTATTCCTGCGGGAACAAAACTGACTCTGGATATGATGACTGTGAAGGTGGCACAGCCCAAAGGCATTGAGCCAGATGACATCTACAAGCTGGTGGGCAAGCAAGTTAACACCAACATTGATTTTGATGAAACAATCACACCtgaaatgattgcaaattaa